Proteins co-encoded in one alpha proteobacterium HIMB5 genomic window:
- a CDS encoding two component response regulator (PFAM: Response regulator receiver domain; Transcriptional regulatory protein, C terminal), with protein MQKQTIALIDDDRNILTSLSIALEKEGFKVQTYIDGESALIGLTRTPPDLAVVDIKMPKMDGEELLKKLRKKTSLPVIFLTSKDDEIDELLGLKLGADDFIKKSGGFSIKVLIERIRVQLRKKDSNTTLEENKSIISHGKLKLDPSQLECEWDGKQLPDKLTTTEFLIVKELAKRPGIIKERAQLMDIAYREDTDIEDRTIDSHVKRIRKKFKKVDPEFSAIETRYGSGYRWNVG; from the coding sequence ATGCAAAAACAAACTATTGCTCTTATAGATGATGATAGAAACATACTTACAAGTTTAAGTATAGCCTTAGAAAAAGAAGGTTTTAAAGTTCAAACTTATATAGATGGTGAGAGTGCTTTAATAGGGTTAACAAGAACGCCACCAGATTTAGCTGTGGTTGATATTAAGATGCCAAAGATGGATGGCGAAGAATTATTAAAAAAACTTAGAAAAAAAACTTCATTGCCGGTAATTTTTTTAACTTCAAAAGATGATGAAATAGATGAATTATTAGGTTTAAAACTTGGAGCAGATGATTTTATAAAAAAATCAGGTGGTTTTTCCATTAAAGTTCTTATTGAAAGAATAAGAGTCCAATTGAGAAAAAAAGATTCAAATACAACGTTAGAAGAAAATAAAAGTATTATATCACACGGTAAATTAAAATTAGATCCTTCACAATTAGAATGTGAATGGGACGGAAAACAACTTCCTGATAAGCTTACGACAACAGAATTTTTGATTGTTAAAGAATTAGCTAAAAGACCAGGAATTATAAAAGAAAGAGCGCAATTAATGGATATCGCTTATAGAGAAGATACAGATATTGAAGATCGAACAATTGATAGTCATGTTAAACGTATTAGAAAAAAATTTAAAAAAGTTGATCCTGAATTCTCAGCTATAGAAACTAGGTATGGTAGTGGTTATAGGTGGAACGTTGGTTGA
- a CDS encoding histidine kinase with HAMP domain protein (PFAM: HAMP domain; Histidine kinase-, DNA gyrase B-, and HSP90-like ATPase; His Kinase A (phosphoacceptor) domain) → MLNNVIKNLSILKKFLFINFLFFLVIGILTVLYLKNVQPNLIKKKSANHINVINNTIDNILRLDVNLNKRDIQKFLTSTRFLFQNLDRVIFFDNELNLIGDTDTLDLDPRAFSQRLNIIEFEVLNDEKTKEIIEKKNININKKNSISLKDVLFIYIDSRNFGKPYTFSEETYEQFKLTTIKNINKDGKNVGYVAITENANDVRAAIQERETFIIRTAIVVAIVILIFSFVLNRYFLKPIQNLVSYTKNIKAKRKEKTNIDSLKIRNDELGLLSKSLDDMTLELQKRISNAENFSTDLVHEIRNPLASLKSASEILQDTDNVEQREKLVNILSHDVERIERLITDYSQILRDEVALSKEKMKKINLEPIIRSVVDDFNNIYSAKRGINISFKDDGNKDYFINGIENRIEQIIANLLDNSISFSNDNTNIFVELIKNNQNNILIKVIDEGRGFKEKDTNKIFKRFYSNRPDKFGKHSGLGLNIVKNLVDLHDATITASNNANKKGASIEINFIKA, encoded by the coding sequence ATGCTAAATAATGTAATTAAAAATTTATCTATTTTAAAAAAATTTTTATTTATTAATTTTTTATTTTTTTTAGTAATAGGAATATTAACAGTTCTTTATCTAAAAAATGTTCAGCCAAATTTGATTAAGAAAAAATCTGCAAATCATATTAATGTAATAAACAATACTATAGACAACATTTTAAGATTAGATGTAAATCTTAATAAAAGAGATATTCAAAAATTTTTAACTTCAACACGTTTTTTATTCCAAAATCTAGATAGAGTTATTTTTTTTGATAATGAACTCAATCTTATTGGAGATACAGATACTTTAGATTTAGATCCAAGAGCATTTTCTCAAAGGTTAAATATAATTGAATTTGAGGTGTTAAATGATGAAAAAACAAAAGAGATAATAGAAAAAAAAAATATTAATATTAATAAAAAAAATTCAATTTCTCTAAAAGATGTTCTTTTTATCTATATAGACTCAAGAAATTTTGGAAAACCGTATACTTTTTCTGAGGAAACTTATGAACAATTTAAGTTAACAACAATTAAAAACATCAATAAAGATGGTAAGAATGTTGGCTATGTTGCAATCACAGAAAATGCTAATGATGTTAGAGCTGCAATACAAGAAAGAGAAACTTTTATCATACGAACTGCAATAGTAGTTGCAATTGTAATTTTGATCTTCTCATTTGTTTTGAATCGATATTTTTTAAAACCAATTCAAAATCTCGTAAGTTACACAAAAAATATTAAAGCAAAAAGAAAAGAGAAAACAAATATTGATAGTTTAAAAATAAGAAATGATGAACTAGGACTGTTGTCCAAATCACTGGATGATATGACTTTAGAACTTCAAAAAAGGATTTCTAATGCAGAAAACTTTTCTACTGATTTGGTTCATGAAATCAGGAATCCTTTAGCATCCTTGAAAAGTGCATCTGAAATTTTACAAGATACAGACAATGTAGAACAAAGAGAAAAATTAGTAAATATTCTTAGTCATGATGTCGAAAGAATTGAGCGACTTATCACTGATTACTCTCAAATATTAAGAGATGAAGTTGCCTTAAGTAAAGAGAAAATGAAAAAAATTAATCTTGAACCAATAATTAGATCAGTTGTTGATGATTTTAACAATATTTATTCTGCAAAAAGAGGAATAAATATTTCTTTTAAAGATGATGGAAATAAGGATTATTTTATAAATGGTATTGAAAATAGAATTGAACAAATTATTGCGAACTTATTAGATAATTCTATATCTTTTAGTAATGATAATACTAATATTTTTGTAGAGTTAATTAAAAATAATCAAAATAATATTTTAATAAAAGTGATTGATGAGGGAAGAGGTTTTAAGGAAAAAGATACAAATAAAATTTTTAAAAGGTTTTACAGTAATAGACCTGATAAATTTGGAAAGCACTCAGGTTTAGGGCTAAACATTGTTAAAAATCTTGTAGATTTGCATGATGCAACGATAACTGCTTCAAATAATGCTAATAAAAAAGGCGCTTCCATAGAAATAAATTTTATAAAAGCCTAA
- a CDS encoding adenosylhomocysteinase (PFAM: S-adenosyl-L-homocysteine hydrolase, NAD binding domain; S-adenosyl-L-homocysteine hydrolase~TIGRFAM: adenosylhomocysteinase), with product MDDFKVKNIAEAEFGRKEIQIAESEMPGLMALREEYKGKQPLKGAKIIGCLHMTIQTAVLIETLVNLGAEVRWSSCNIFSTQDHAAAAIAKAGIPVYAWKGETEEEYVWCIKQTIEGKKDWKPNMLLDDGGDLTAIMHKEYKDLLKDIRGVSEETTTGIKALNKMEKDKTLMVPAINVNDSVTKSKFDNLYGCRESLVDGIRRATDVMMSGKVAIVAGFGDVGKGSAASLRQSGARVLVTEADPICALQAAMEGYEVVLMEEAISKADIVVTATGNKDIVTADHMRDMKDRAILCNIGHFDNEIQVEALKNYKWTEVKPQVHEIELPSGKRIILLAEGRLVNLGCATGHPSFVMSASFTNQVIAQIELWNNYKNYENKVYVLPKHLDEKVAMLHLKKVGAKLTKLSKDQADYISVGVEGPFKPNAYRY from the coding sequence ATGGATGATTTTAAAGTAAAAAATATTGCAGAAGCAGAATTTGGGAGAAAAGAAATTCAAATCGCTGAAAGCGAAATGCCAGGATTAATGGCATTAAGAGAAGAATATAAAGGAAAACAACCGCTAAAAGGAGCTAAAATTATAGGTTGTTTACATATGACTATTCAAACAGCAGTATTAATTGAAACACTTGTAAATTTAGGTGCAGAGGTGAGATGGTCTTCGTGTAATATTTTTTCGACACAAGATCATGCTGCTGCAGCTATAGCTAAGGCTGGAATACCTGTGTATGCATGGAAAGGTGAAACAGAGGAAGAATATGTTTGGTGCATTAAACAAACAATCGAGGGAAAAAAGGACTGGAAACCAAACATGTTACTTGATGATGGTGGTGATCTGACTGCTATTATGCATAAAGAATACAAGGATTTACTAAAAGATATTAGAGGTGTTTCTGAGGAAACAACAACAGGAATAAAAGCATTAAACAAAATGGAAAAAGATAAAACTCTTATGGTTCCAGCAATTAATGTTAATGACTCTGTTACAAAATCTAAATTTGATAATCTATATGGATGCAGAGAGAGTTTAGTGGATGGAATTAGAAGAGCTACAGATGTTATGATGTCTGGAAAAGTTGCAATAGTTGCAGGTTTTGGAGATGTTGGAAAAGGTAGTGCTGCCTCTTTAAGACAAAGTGGGGCGAGAGTTCTAGTTACAGAAGCGGATCCTATTTGTGCGTTACAAGCTGCTATGGAAGGTTATGAAGTTGTTTTGATGGAAGAAGCTATAAGTAAAGCAGATATAGTTGTTACGGCAACTGGAAATAAAGATATAGTTACAGCTGACCATATGAGAGATATGAAGGATAGAGCAATTTTATGTAATATTGGTCACTTTGATAATGAAATACAAGTTGAGGCACTTAAGAATTACAAATGGACAGAGGTAAAACCTCAAGTTCATGAAATAGAATTACCAAGTGGAAAAAGAATTATACTTTTAGCAGAAGGCAGATTAGTTAATTTAGGTTGTGCTACAGGTCATCCTAGTTTTGTGATGAGTGCATCATTTACAAATCAAGTAATTGCGCAAATAGAACTTTGGAATAATTATAAAAACTATGAAAACAAAGTATATGTTTTACCAAAACATTTGGATGAAAAAGTTGCAATGCTACATTTAAAAAAGGTTGGGGCAAAATTAACTAAACTTTCTAAAGACCAAGCAGATTATATAAGTGTTGGTGTAGAAGGACCGTTTAAACCAAATGCATATCGCTACTAA
- a CDS encoding ATPase, YjeE family (PFAM: Uncharacterised P-loop hydrolase UPF0079~TIGRFAM: ATPase, YjeE family), translating into MHIATNTSSGKIDISSEKITAEIAKEFSKIFENGDLVFLIGDMGVGKTTFVRYLINEFQKKNNLELTEVTSPTFNILNEYQVGDLNIKHYDLYRVKEFNEINNLGILDDANNSLKLIEWPTLLLNNLSDYTKLSFSYSRDYLKRELYYENLKKNVLE; encoded by the coding sequence ATGCATATCGCTACTAATACTAGCAGTGGTAAAATAGACATTTCTTCAGAAAAAATAACAGCAGAAATTGCAAAAGAATTTTCAAAGATTTTTGAAAATGGAGATTTAGTATTTTTGATTGGAGATATGGGGGTTGGTAAAACAACTTTTGTGAGATATCTAATCAATGAATTCCAAAAAAAAAATAATCTTGAATTAACGGAAGTCACAAGCCCAACTTTTAATATTCTTAATGAGTATCAAGTTGGAGATTTAAATATTAAACATTATGATTTGTACAGGGTAAAAGAATTTAATGAAATTAATAATTTAGGTATCCTAGATGATGCTAATAACTCTTTAAAATTAATAGAGTGGCCAACATTATTACTTAATAATCTAAGTGATTATACAAAGTTAAGTTTTAGTTATTCTAGAGATTATTTAAAAAGAGAGCTTTACTACGAAAATTTGAAAAAAAATGTCCTTGAATAA
- a CDS encoding phosphotransferase family protein (PFAM: Phosphotransferase enzyme family) encodes MSLNNYRLKKIKGDASFRKFYRKSFNKKNSIIVYADKEKEKNLLVYDSINKILNKNNVKAPKLIKERYNLNYIEIEDLGRKTMFNFLKKKPKDFEYFKQAIDLLSKVQNIKDKKIKNFKDEIYSVPEYSKKILFEESELFCKWYIPSIFNKNKKEVFNKKLKIEIKKLITKLKLKNNTFVHRDFHVSNIMMNKNKISLIDNQDALIGNKAYDLASIIDDVRLKTSLKTKNKIFDYYLYKNKKINYLDLKNDFEILSVLRNLKIIGIFKRLAVRDKKFNYLKMIPYTWKLIELRIKNNNNLKKLNELLSDYFPKQIK; translated from the coding sequence ATGTCCTTGAATAATTATAGATTAAAAAAAATTAAAGGAGACGCATCCTTTAGAAAATTCTACAGAAAATCTTTTAATAAAAAAAATTCAATAATTGTATACGCCGATAAAGAGAAAGAAAAAAATTTACTTGTTTACGACAGTATAAATAAAATTTTGAATAAGAATAATGTTAAAGCGCCAAAGTTAATAAAAGAAAGATATAATTTAAACTATATTGAAATTGAAGATTTAGGTAGAAAAACAATGTTTAATTTTTTGAAAAAAAAGCCTAAAGATTTTGAATATTTTAAACAGGCAATAGATTTGTTATCTAAGGTCCAAAATATTAAAGATAAAAAAATTAAAAACTTCAAAGATGAAATTTACTCAGTGCCAGAGTATAGTAAAAAAATTTTATTCGAAGAAAGTGAATTATTTTGTAAATGGTATATTCCATCCATATTTAACAAAAACAAAAAAGAAGTTTTCAATAAAAAATTGAAAATTGAGATAAAAAAATTAATTACTAAATTAAAATTGAAAAATAACACGTTTGTTCATAGAGATTTTCATGTTTCTAATATAATGATGAATAAAAATAAAATTTCATTAATTGATAATCAAGATGCGTTGATTGGTAATAAGGCCTATGATTTAGCATCAATTATTGATGATGTTAGACTCAAAACATCTTTGAAAACAAAAAATAAAATTTTTGATTATTATTTATATAAGAATAAAAAAATAAATTATTTAGACTTAAAAAATGATTTTGAAATATTATCTGTCTTGAGAAATTTGAAAATAATAGGAATATTTAAAAGATTGGCTGTTAGAGATAAAAAATTCAATTATCTTAAAATGATCCCATATACTTGGAAATTAATTGAACTAAGAATTAAGAATAATAATAATTTAAAAAAACTAAATGAATTATTAAGTGATTATTTTCCAAAACAAATAAAATGA
- a CDS encoding Nucleotidyl transferase (PFAM: Nucleotidyl transferase) — MKIETALILCAGYGKRVKPLTDVTPKPLLKIKDLTLLQRCINLIESLDINRIYLNTFYLQDQIKNFIKNNNFKAKISIVEDGEQILDTGGGILNLINSSSSEDFFVFNPDTVWESDYSTELKEMENLYFKKNLKNILMLVNEELSFDKNLNGDFDLNKNLISKREMNKFIYTGCQILSRDLFKNLNVENFSIRNIWNDLIKKKQLFGYESKKKFFHVTNLDVFKKLQDL; from the coding sequence ATGAAAATAGAAACTGCATTAATTCTTTGCGCTGGATATGGTAAACGAGTAAAACCTTTAACAGATGTTACCCCCAAACCACTTTTAAAAATAAAGGATCTAACATTACTCCAAAGATGCATAAATTTAATAGAAAGCTTAGATATAAATCGTATTTATTTAAATACATTTTATCTTCAAGACCAGATAAAAAATTTTATAAAAAATAATAATTTTAAAGCTAAGATTTCTATTGTGGAGGATGGAGAGCAAATTCTTGACACTGGAGGAGGCATTCTAAATTTGATTAATTCATCATCATCTGAGGATTTTTTTGTTTTTAATCCAGATACTGTTTGGGAATCTGATTATTCTACTGAACTAAAAGAAATGGAAAATTTATATTTTAAAAAAAACTTAAAGAATATTTTGATGTTGGTAAATGAAGAGTTGAGTTTTGATAAAAATTTAAATGGAGATTTTGATTTAAATAAAAATTTAATATCTAAGAGGGAAATGAATAAATTTATTTATACAGGATGTCAAATTTTAAGCAGAGATTTATTTAAAAATTTGAATGTAGAAAATTTTTCAATAAGAAATATTTGGAATGATTTAATTAAAAAAAAACAGCTATTTGGATATGAGAGTAAAAAAAAATTTTTTCACGTAACTAATCTAGATGTTTTTAAAAAACTACAAGATCTTTAG
- a CDS encoding phosphoglycerate mutase, BPG-dependent, family 1 (PFAM: Phosphoglycerate mutase family~TIGRFAM: phosphoglycerate mutase, BPG-dependent, family 1), producing MSSIILVRHGQSVWNLENRFTGWVDVDITKNGEEEAKKAGNLLLKNNLKIDYYFTSFQLRAKRTLSIIKKILNDNKQVREFWELNERHYGALTGLNKDEMKEILGEKKVHEFRRSWNLRPDKLDRDNPNHPCNLEVYKDIPNNLIPDTESLEDTYNRVIKIYDKHIKQLVKKNNILISAHGNSIRALCKFLFKLDENQISKLEIPTGNPLYIKFDVNENISECRYLDNDRAKDLVVF from the coding sequence ATGAGTTCAATTATATTGGTTAGACACGGTCAAAGTGTTTGGAATCTTGAAAATAGATTTACTGGCTGGGTAGATGTTGACATTACGAAAAATGGTGAAGAAGAGGCAAAAAAAGCTGGTAATTTATTATTAAAAAATAACCTTAAAATTGATTATTATTTTACTTCTTTTCAACTGCGTGCAAAACGAACTCTATCGATTATAAAAAAAATTTTGAATGATAACAAACAAGTTCGAGAATTCTGGGAGTTAAATGAAAGGCATTATGGTGCATTAACAGGATTAAATAAAGATGAAATGAAGGAAATACTTGGAGAAAAAAAAGTTCATGAATTCCGACGATCTTGGAACTTAAGACCAGATAAACTTGATCGAGATAATCCAAATCATCCTTGCAATTTAGAAGTTTATAAAGATATTCCTAATAATTTAATTCCCGACACAGAGTCCTTAGAGGATACCTATAATCGAGTAATAAAGATTTATGATAAGCATATAAAACAATTAGTTAAAAAAAATAACATATTAATTTCTGCCCATGGAAATTCTATCAGAGCTTTGTGTAAATTTTTATTTAAACTAGATGAAAATCAGATTTCAAAATTAGAAATCCCTACGGGAAACCCTCTTTACATCAAATTTGATGTTAATGAAAACATTTCTGAATGTAGATATTTAGATAACGATCGTGCTAAAGATCTTGTAGTTTTTTAA
- a CDS encoding integral membrane protein, AcrB/AcrD/AcrF family (PFAM: AcrB/AcrD/AcrF family~TIGRFAM: The (Largely Gram-negative Bacterial) Hydrophobe/Amphiphile Efflux-1 (HAE1) Family), with product MYITELSIKRPTVSWVMSLILIIFGLFVFWKLPVRELPDGIQPPVVQIQVDYKSAASDIVDQEVTQVIEDVIGGAEGIKNIDSKSENGRSTINVEFDTSIDLDNAANDIRERVARVIDNLPSEADPPQILKRAAGFTTTMWLALSSKTWSDLELGDYAERYLVDTFSSVKNVGRIRVGGLRELSIRIWIDPIKLAANNLTVQEFENALKSENIRLPAGTLEAANIDLTLNLDKSYNDIETIKQLPIKKTLNNTVLLSDIANVEFGPVSEKTLFKAQTKDQLNLKTVGIGIYARSGASTVELSDEIKDKIKEVKKSLPSDLNLEIAFNRANYVEAAIEEVYKTLVIAFILVVIIIYLFLGNLKAVIVPAIALPVSLVASFLGLYIFGLSINIFVLLSFILAIGIITDDSVIMTDAIYRRIENGETPLVAAYKGSKQISFAIIATTLILIAVFLPLIFIDGISGSLFRETAIALSFSIVVSSFVALTLSPMLASKFLNKRSDKNLLLKKFEDFFKSFSNFYKETLNVLLNRSKTISIFIIFIVLISVGLFAFTKKELLPLEDRGAYLVIGFTDEGSSFEYTQEKAQEVEKRLIPLLQAEDSPYSRFIMRVPGFGSSANSYNSFIIIALLDDWKNRKNDSQTVMRQAIGKIVTVPQAVAFPISPQSIRVSNYNKPLQMVIYGSTYEELENIQSQVIRKLRANKNLSRIESDYNRNKPEVKLLINKNKAKDLGVSTQSIGKTLETLYGGKRVTTFNRLGKEYPIIIQQYLTDRRDKDGISKIFVRSETNGKLISLANLVNFKQEGAAKELARYNRQRAVTISANISENYTLTEAISYLENVMSEVAPQNQITWKGKSEEVKETSNELFLIFALALLTAYLVMAATFNSFIHPFIIVLTVPLAIFGGLIFILFLNSSINIFSQIALIILIGISTKNSILIVDYANQIRTTGKNIEAAVKEACSIRFRPIIMTSLSTMIAMIPLVIGNIGPGAGEGSRLAVGSTILGGMIISTFFTLYVTPTMYLTLAKNTKRIDAVDLELKNQLSKK from the coding sequence ATGTATATCACAGAATTAAGCATAAAAAGACCAACCGTATCTTGGGTGATGTCCTTAATTCTAATAATTTTTGGATTATTCGTTTTTTGGAAACTTCCTGTCAGAGAACTTCCTGATGGTATACAGCCACCAGTAGTTCAAATACAAGTTGACTATAAATCAGCTGCTTCAGACATAGTTGACCAAGAAGTTACTCAAGTAATTGAAGATGTAATAGGAGGAGCAGAGGGAATAAAAAATATAGATTCTAAATCAGAAAATGGGAGAAGCACAATAAATGTCGAGTTTGATACAAGCATTGACTTAGATAATGCAGCTAATGATATTAGGGAAAGGGTTGCACGTGTGATTGATAATCTGCCAAGTGAAGCTGATCCTCCCCAAATATTAAAAAGAGCAGCAGGGTTTACTACAACTATGTGGCTTGCACTATCTTCAAAAACATGGAGTGATTTAGAATTAGGAGATTATGCTGAACGTTACCTAGTAGATACTTTTTCCAGTGTAAAAAATGTAGGAAGAATAAGAGTTGGTGGTTTAAGAGAACTGAGTATAAGAATTTGGATTGATCCAATAAAACTAGCTGCAAATAATTTAACTGTTCAAGAATTTGAGAATGCTTTAAAGAGTGAAAATATTAGACTACCTGCAGGCACGCTGGAAGCAGCCAACATAGATTTAACTTTAAATTTAGATAAATCATATAACGATATAGAAACAATAAAACAATTACCAATTAAGAAAACATTGAATAATACAGTTTTATTATCAGATATTGCTAATGTTGAATTTGGACCTGTATCAGAAAAAACATTATTTAAAGCTCAAACAAAAGATCAATTAAATCTTAAAACAGTTGGTATTGGAATTTATGCTAGAAGTGGAGCGTCCACTGTTGAGTTGTCTGATGAAATAAAAGATAAAATTAAAGAAGTAAAAAAATCTCTTCCTAGTGATCTAAATTTAGAAATTGCATTTAATCGAGCTAATTATGTAGAGGCTGCCATTGAAGAGGTTTATAAAACTTTAGTCATCGCTTTTATATTAGTGGTAATAATTATTTATCTTTTTTTAGGAAATTTAAAGGCTGTTATTGTTCCTGCAATTGCATTGCCTGTAAGTTTAGTTGCCTCATTTTTAGGTTTATATATTTTTGGCTTATCAATTAATATATTTGTACTTTTAAGCTTTATACTAGCTATTGGAATAATAACAGATGACTCTGTTATAATGACAGATGCTATTTATAGAAGAATTGAGAATGGTGAAACACCCTTAGTTGCTGCTTATAAGGGATCAAAACAAATTTCTTTTGCGATCATAGCAACAACTTTAATACTAATTGCTGTGTTTTTACCTTTAATATTTATTGATGGAATTTCAGGATCACTTTTTAGAGAAACTGCAATTGCTTTATCTTTTTCAATAGTTGTTTCTTCTTTTGTTGCATTAACATTATCTCCAATGTTGGCTAGTAAATTTTTAAATAAGAGATCTGATAAAAATTTGTTACTCAAAAAATTTGAGGACTTTTTTAAATCTTTCTCAAATTTTTATAAAGAAACACTTAATGTATTACTGAATAGATCTAAAACAATTTCGATATTTATAATATTCATTGTACTTATATCTGTTGGCCTTTTTGCATTTACTAAAAAAGAATTGCTCCCGCTTGAAGATAGGGGTGCTTATTTAGTAATAGGGTTTACAGATGAAGGAAGTTCTTTTGAATATACTCAAGAGAAAGCTCAAGAAGTCGAAAAAAGATTAATACCTTTACTTCAAGCTGAAGACAGTCCTTACTCTAGATTTATTATGAGGGTGCCTGGATTTGGAAGTTCAGCTAATTCATACAACAGTTTTATAATTATTGCTTTATTGGATGATTGGAAAAATAGAAAGAACGACTCTCAAACAGTGATGAGACAAGCCATAGGTAAAATTGTAACTGTTCCTCAAGCTGTAGCTTTTCCAATCTCTCCGCAATCTATAAGAGTATCTAATTATAATAAACCATTACAAATGGTAATTTACGGATCAACTTATGAAGAGCTAGAGAATATTCAAAGTCAAGTAATTAGAAAACTAAGAGCAAACAAAAATCTTTCAAGAATAGAATCAGATTACAACAGAAACAAACCAGAGGTAAAACTTTTAATTAATAAAAATAAAGCAAAAGATCTGGGTGTATCGACTCAATCAATTGGGAAGACTTTAGAAACTCTATATGGAGGGAAAAGAGTAACTACCTTTAATAGACTTGGAAAAGAATATCCAATAATTATTCAACAATATTTGACAGACAGAAGAGATAAAGATGGTATATCAAAAATTTTTGTCAGATCAGAAACTAATGGAAAGTTAATATCTTTAGCTAACCTAGTAAACTTTAAACAAGAAGGTGCAGCAAAAGAATTGGCAAGATATAATAGGCAAAGAGCTGTAACAATATCAGCTAATATAAGCGAAAATTATACATTAACTGAAGCTATAAGTTATTTAGAAAATGTAATGTCTGAAGTTGCTCCTCAAAATCAAATTACATGGAAAGGTAAGTCTGAAGAAGTTAAAGAGACAAGTAATGAATTATTTTTAATTTTTGCTCTGGCACTTTTAACAGCATATTTAGTAATGGCTGCAACTTTTAATTCATTCATCCATCCATTTATTATTGTATTGACAGTTCCGTTAGCAATATTTGGAGGTTTGATTTTTATATTATTCCTAAATAGTTCAATAAATATCTTTTCTCAAATTGCCCTCATTATCTTGATCGGTATTTCTACAAAAAATAGTATTTTGATTGTGGATTATGCAAATCAAATTCGAACAACAGGAAAAAATATTGAGGCAGCTGTTAAAGAAGCGTGTAGTATAAGATTTAGACCTATTATAATGACATCATTAAGTACTATGATTGCAATGATTCCTTTAGTTATTGGAAATATAGGTCCTGGTGCGGGAGAAGGCTCAAGATTAGCTGTGGGTTCAACAATACTTGGTGGGATGATTATCTCTACATTCTTTACACTTTATGTGACACCAACAATGTATTTAACTTTAGCTAAAAACACCAAAAGGATAGATGCTGTTGATTTAGAATTAAAAAATCAATTATCTAAAAAATAA